The genomic region CAGGGGAGGTTGCAACCAGTTTTTCTAAAACCCCTGAAGAAGAATTGATTTACTTCTCTGATGAATATGTAGGTTTAGTTAATAGTGAAGTAACAGAAAAAAACGGTATAGAATATAAAGATAGACTTCGTTTAATTCCACTTAACTCAGAAAATGATCAGATAGTCAAGGAATATAAAGATAAAGCTATATTACAATTAACGAGCGAATTTAAAGATGGGAAATATTTAACTTATACTTTAGTTGATTTAGTCACTGCAGAATTTAAACTAATATATTATGATTTAGAAAAAGAGAAGATAAACAAGGAGTTTAGTCTTAAAGAACCACCTATTAAATTAGAAACAAATGGACAGATATTAATTGTGGAGACTAAGTCAGAGCTCTCGATATTCGATGATGAGGGACATGTAAGAAAAATTGATATTGATTCTGAAAAAGAAGTGTTACAAATGAAACATAACAAAAACCAAAACAAGTGGTTATTGACATTTGAAATGGGGTCAGATCAAAATAAATGGAAAAGTGTACTTCTTAACAACGAAGGAGAAATTATAAGAGACAACGAAATATCTGAAGAAATATTAGATATCACATATTTAGAACAATATAATGAGTTTGGAATTATTACAGAAAACACCTTATATAGAATTGATGAAAATAATCTTACTGTACACAAAAGTCCCTTTGGAATGTCGGTAAAAGGACAGTTTTGTGAAACAGGAGAAAATTATCTGCAACTAAAAGAAAATGGGAAACTTAATCTTTATGAAATAGAGTATCATTAAATTACAAATCAATACATATATCCTTGAGTATAGTACATATAAATACTATGAATTGTACTGGAGGAATTCAAGGTGAATTTATTTGATTTATTTGTAATGGTATGGACATCCTGGTATGCTGTGAGTGGTTTTTTAAAAGGTTATTTAGCAACTTTTGCCGGATGTGTTGGAGCATTTTTTTCTTTATTATTAGCTAGTTGGGTTCATAGGCCATCTGCAGAAACAATAACATCCTATTATGATTATGAACTAAATAGTAGTTTAGTAGATTATGAGGTTAATTTAACATCTTTAATAGACATGGGGGTAGGAAAAGAGGTTATCTCAAGCTGGTACTTAAAAGATGAAAAAGAGCAAGAAGTTGTACCTGTTGAATCTCTTGAAACGGGTGAAATAACTCATGTAATAGAGACGTCTTTTTCAGAAATCATTATATTTTTTATAATCAATGTCTTATGTTTTATTATTACTTATTTTACTTTTAGAAAATTAATTTATATTATCATGGATATAATCTTTGAGAAAAGAAAAAAACATAACTTTTTAGCCTCTCCTAGTGCATGGGGTGGTGCTTTAGTAGGAATTTCTCAAGGATTGATCATAGTAAGTGTATGGTTGTTTCTGATTTTATTGATTACCCCTTTCGGGATACCTTATCAGATATTAAGAGAGTTACAAAACTCCTATATTGGTTATTTACTGATTGAATTAATATCGAAACTACTATACTGATTTTATGGAGGTGTCTTTTTATGCAGGGTTATACTTTAAATCAAGTAGTAAAAATGAAAAAACCTCATCCTTGTGGTGCAAACGCATGGAAAATAATTCGTGTAGGTGCTGATTTTAGGATTAAGTGTATGAGTTGTGAAAGAAGTATAATGATCCCGAGAACTAAATTTGTAAAACAAGTTAAAAAAGTCTTATCAGAGGAAGAAGTGAAAAAGGAATTGAACAACTAACTTAAAATTTAAAAAGACAAGCTAGTAGTGTTATTGCATAATGCATTTAGTTATGATATCATTTTGAGTTGTATTCCCTGCTCTATATAAAATAGGGCTCAGACCAAAGGGA from Natranaerobius trueperi harbors:
- a CDS encoding DUF951 domain-containing protein — translated: MQGYTLNQVVKMKKPHPCGANAWKIIRVGADFRIKCMSCERSIMIPRTKFVKQVKKVLSEEEVKKELNN
- a CDS encoding CvpA family protein, with amino-acid sequence MNLFDLFVMVWTSWYAVSGFLKGYLATFAGCVGAFFSLLLASWVHRPSAETITSYYDYELNSSLVDYEVNLTSLIDMGVGKEVISSWYLKDEKEQEVVPVESLETGEITHVIETSFSEIIIFFIINVLCFIITYFTFRKLIYIIMDIIFEKRKKHNFLASPSAWGGALVGISQGLIIVSVWLFLILLITPFGIPYQILRELQNSYIGYLLIELISKLLY